The window AGCGGCGAGGTTCCCATCGGTGAGCATGGTGAGCTACTCGTTCGCGGCCCGCTGGTGACGCTCGGCTACTACGGTCGCCCGGACGCCACTGCGGAGGCGATCACCGACGACGGGTGGCTGCACACCGGCGACGTCGCCTACGTCGACCACACCGGGCATTTCTTCATCGTGGACCGGCTCAAGGACATGATCGTCACCGCCGGATACAACGTGTACCCGGCGGAGATCGAACGCGTCATCGGCGCCCACCCGGACGTCGCGCTGGTCGCTGTCGGAGGCCGGCCCGACCCGGTCAAGGGCGAGGTCGCCGTCGCGTATGTCGTCCCTGCACCGCAGGCGCAGCTCCAGCCGGAAGACATCATCGAGCATTGCCGCGGTCAGCTGGCCGCCTACAAACGACCACGCGAGGTCGTCTTCGTCGATGCCCTGCCGACAACCTCGTCGGGCAAGCTCATGCGCCGCAAGCTTGGGGAACTCGACGGTGACCGAGGCATTGTCCGCGCGAGATAACGGGCACACAGAAAGCTATCCACAGCCCCCATACGGCGGTCCCATCATGACGGGCATTGTGATTAACGCAACACAGCAAGTTCGACGTGATCGAGGACACGAAACTCGATTCGATCAAAGGAGTACCAATGCAGGTTGTAGCCGAAGGGTTCAATGCCTTCGAGACGCAGAAGAGCCCGAAGGGTGAGGTCAAGTTCCTGGGCTCGCCCAAGGACGTGATCGAGGTCGTGCGGTCCGGGAAGTTGCAGGACTACATCCTGCTCGTTCGCGGTGGCACGACGACCTTCCTGACCCCGGCATTGAGCATGGGTGCTTCCGGCGTCATCACGATGTCGGGTGCGCCCGAGTCCCACCTCGGCATCCTTTCGCGTGAGTTCCAGATCCCCTGTGTGATGACCGCGTACCTGACCTCGAGCGAGTCCCGCTACGCCGTGGGCAACACCGACGACGCGCACTTCGAGGAGATCGCCGACACGCTGGTCGGC of the Rhodococcus oxybenzonivorans genome contains:
- a CDS encoding PEP-utilizing enzyme — its product is MQVVAEGFNAFETQKSPKGEVKFLGSPKDVIEVVRSGKLQDYILLVRGGTTTFLTPALSMGASGVITMSGAPESHLGILSREFQIPCVMTAYLTSSESRYAVGNTDDAHFEEIADTLVGKTVQLHCDDAEVGRVSIVS